In Pedobacter heparinus DSM 2366, the following are encoded in one genomic region:
- a CDS encoding thioredoxin family protein, protein MKTQFTKLIMLLLCLLCFGGSSFAQDLTGTWRLKNLKTIKGSEYVNALPKQMVINQTPDGVEFKLTSNLGDRDSVISQLLSFNSINESKTHSGKKKLVTIQKKADGSWLKHTKVFSNNYPKELLGTDDETYTLDKEGGLTLLRVYDSTDEVKAGIQDYTAEASYEKLDPESAAREAAKGKGVNFVQGLNWEQIKAKAKAENKYIFVDCYATWCGPCKVMDMEVYPLNMVGEAMNEQFISIKIQMDSTKNDSPSVRPLYAAARELEKKYNITGLPSYLFFSPSGEIIHKDMGARNPDEFLNLLKDAINPNKQLYSLIKQIHAGEMDVNLIPGFIKHLEDKGEKSLSTELTRYYMKNYLEKLPEKDFLTRKNLDLIFKYPRTLMTQDRIYQAFCNQANIVDSLMEYPGFSDAAINWVFSNEFVQPTFDQAKLKGIAPDWKQILATLWSKTTKERANVIILNYKVAWYKGKKDWDNYVKYLFQRTKNENIESPNQSVLGLNSTAWDLFEYSFDKKALELGLKYIDKSIALWAKSEGSAGLLDTKANLLYKLGRNEEAILLQKQAVLINPASKGLKKTLEKMLSKEKTWEFGANENRKVK, encoded by the coding sequence ATGAAAACGCAATTCACAAAATTGATCATGCTATTGCTATGCCTGCTTTGTTTTGGGGGAAGCAGCTTTGCGCAAGATTTAACAGGAACCTGGCGCTTAAAAAACTTAAAGACGATTAAGGGCTCTGAATACGTCAACGCCCTACCAAAGCAGATGGTGATCAACCAAACTCCGGATGGGGTTGAATTTAAACTGACCAGTAACCTTGGTGACAGAGATAGCGTCATCAGTCAGCTGTTAAGCTTTAACAGTATCAATGAAAGTAAGACCCACAGTGGAAAGAAAAAACTTGTAACTATTCAAAAGAAAGCGGATGGTTCCTGGTTGAAACATACAAAAGTATTTTCCAATAACTATCCTAAAGAGCTGCTCGGTACAGATGACGAAACCTACACCCTGGATAAGGAAGGGGGCTTGACGCTTTTGAGGGTATATGATTCGACCGATGAGGTTAAAGCCGGAATTCAGGATTATACTGCAGAAGCGAGCTATGAAAAACTAGATCCAGAATCGGCTGCCAGGGAGGCTGCTAAAGGAAAAGGTGTGAATTTTGTGCAAGGATTGAACTGGGAACAAATCAAAGCAAAGGCAAAAGCTGAAAACAAATACATTTTTGTGGATTGTTATGCCACCTGGTGTGGGCCATGTAAGGTAATGGATATGGAGGTTTACCCATTAAACATGGTAGGAGAAGCCATGAATGAGCAATTTATTTCCATTAAAATACAAATGGATTCGACTAAAAACGATTCTCCGAGTGTAAGACCGTTATATGCTGCAGCAAGAGAATTGGAAAAAAAATACAATATAACCGGATTGCCCAGTTATCTTTTTTTTAGCCCAAGTGGTGAAATTATTCATAAAGATATGGGCGCGCGAAATCCAGATGAATTTTTAAACCTCCTTAAAGATGCCATCAATCCTAATAAACAGCTTTATTCTTTAATAAAACAGATACATGCCGGGGAGATGGACGTTAATCTCATCCCAGGATTTATCAAACATTTAGAAGACAAGGGCGAAAAAAGTTTATCAACGGAACTTACTCGGTATTATATGAAAAATTACCTGGAGAAGTTACCTGAAAAGGATTTTCTAACCAGGAAGAACCTCGATTTAATATTTAAATATCCCCGGACGCTGATGACGCAAGATAGAATTTACCAAGCTTTCTGTAATCAGGCTAATATTGTAGATAGTTTAATGGAGTATCCGGGGTTCTCGGACGCTGCTATAAATTGGGTGTTTAGCAATGAATTCGTACAACCCACTTTTGATCAGGCAAAATTGAAAGGAATAGCTCCTGATTGGAAACAGATTCTTGCAACCTTATGGAGTAAGACCACAAAAGAACGTGCAAATGTTATTATACTTAACTATAAAGTTGCATGGTATAAAGGAAAAAAAGATTGGGATAATTATGTAAAATACCTTTTCCAACGTACAAAAAATGAAAATATTGAAAGTCCTAATCAATCGGTACTAGGGTTAAACTCTACCGCATGGGATTTATTTGAATATTCTTTTGATAAAAAAGCTCTTGAATTAGGTTTGAAATATATTGATAAATCAATAGCACTTTGGGCCAAATCAGAAGGAAGCGCCGGACTTTTAGATACAAAGGCAAATTTATTATATAAACTGGGAAGAAATGAGGAAGCGATCCTTTTACAAAAGCAAGCGGTTTTAATAAATCCTGCGTCGAAAGGATTGAAAAAAACGCTGGAGAAAATGCTGAGTAAAGAAAAAACCTGGGAGTTTGGCGCAAATGAAAATAGGAAAGTTAAATAA
- a CDS encoding amidohydrolase family protein produces MMKLINFIALLCLLFAGNAGLAQLPIQAERAVSFTTKEGSNMSVDLSPDGKTVVFCLLGDLYTVSSKGGIATQITRGIAINDLPVWSPDGKRIAYISDRSGDDRLTVRNVSGNAIQTFEGKLPGVPVWFGPNDWVTTSNDFDRHYPLYHLTGGEVDDSKNISNVVGFSSDYKFIYYMHREASNSLVIYQHAKSRGEEKILIELQGIAAKAAKRIKVSQDCNWLSYLMTEGVWCSLRLVDLSSKKERVLARWEQHVPGIGNSLPNYNFSGDSKKILIGYGGKIHMIEIRTGKDEIIPFTANVKVDMGKPNTATFKVSQDSLQVKYMRSACASPEGRQLVFSALNRIYIMDLPGGKPRILVKQPFSQFQPAWSADGQWITFVSWSDAEFGQVWKVDKNGDSLTQISHKAGVYHYPNWSPDGKSIAVTKGRKVWQGKPMLGDRDGPGIGQLITLELQNGNQKVIADSVPLSNRTTFSANGEGLIYAPSRVGKSGVFPFLVSKDQEGKVNVLATARYEGIGSELFLRQIIQSPDGRYFVYLNEENLHLVPVDPSGAPTILYDTEKKNPVIRFAKGGFDPHWEKGGEVLSWSFANQYFRIDPDMIVAAAIAAAGQRKKMGLAESGILDVEIVPDESIDINLKVAQQVANGMLALKNARIITARENEVIENGTILIRDGRFVAAGKNAEVNIPPGTKVMDMLGKTIMPGLIDLHDHLRPPAEVFPQQPWSFFAGLAYGVTTAREPSGSHDSFGYEELLKTGQMTGPRFFNVGYAVREDRYPNMNDLNEAYIIAQNRKRMGAIAVKQYAQPTRLKRQLLLLACEQAGLNMTNEVEKDMRGFIGHIKDSTFGIEHNPLWGEVYNDVIQLIAKSGVYLTPTLQVAYGTELGRNHFLEKYAQPDAKMKRFYPEEEIKRRQEELKKLKIYAEAHQELPSFVNQSKVDAAIRHAGGRVTMGSHGNDPALGAHFEIWALQMGGLTNLEAIQAATIMAAGGLGMQEDLGSIEPGKIADLIILNKNPLDNIRNTMEIQSVMKDGVLYDGNTLDEIWPKAKKFQTIKN; encoded by the coding sequence ATGATGAAACTGATCAATTTTATAGCATTACTCTGTTTGCTTTTTGCAGGTAATGCAGGTTTAGCGCAACTTCCGATTCAGGCGGAGCGTGCCGTTTCCTTTACGACAAAAGAAGGAAGTAACATGAGCGTGGACCTTTCTCCTGATGGTAAGACCGTTGTTTTTTGTTTGCTGGGAGATTTGTATACGGTATCGTCAAAAGGTGGAATTGCTACACAAATTACACGAGGAATTGCGATTAATGACTTGCCTGTTTGGAGCCCTGACGGAAAGAGGATCGCCTACATCAGCGATAGATCAGGTGATGACCGTCTTACCGTCAGGAATGTGTCAGGCAACGCGATTCAAACCTTTGAGGGGAAATTGCCAGGAGTTCCGGTTTGGTTTGGGCCAAATGATTGGGTTACTACCTCCAATGATTTTGACAGACACTATCCTTTGTACCATTTGACAGGAGGTGAGGTTGACGATTCTAAAAACATTTCCAATGTTGTGGGGTTCTCATCAGACTACAAATTTATTTATTACATGCATAGAGAAGCATCAAATAGCTTAGTTATTTATCAGCATGCAAAATCCAGGGGCGAAGAAAAAATATTGATTGAACTACAGGGGATTGCCGCAAAGGCTGCAAAGCGGATCAAAGTATCGCAGGATTGTAATTGGTTAAGCTATTTAATGACAGAAGGTGTATGGTGCAGTTTAAGGCTGGTTGATCTGTCGTCAAAAAAAGAACGGGTACTTGCCAGATGGGAGCAACATGTTCCTGGAATCGGTAACAGTTTACCTAACTATAATTTTTCGGGTGATTCAAAAAAGATCCTGATCGGTTATGGGGGAAAGATCCATATGATTGAGATAAGAACAGGCAAAGATGAAATTATCCCCTTTACTGCCAACGTAAAGGTAGATATGGGAAAGCCTAATACTGCTACGTTTAAAGTTTCTCAGGATTCGCTGCAGGTCAAGTATATGCGTTCGGCCTGCGCAAGCCCTGAAGGCAGGCAATTGGTGTTTTCTGCGTTGAACCGGATCTATATCATGGATTTACCCGGAGGTAAGCCCCGGATATTGGTGAAACAGCCTTTTAGCCAGTTTCAGCCGGCATGGTCGGCGGATGGGCAATGGATTACTTTTGTAAGCTGGAGCGATGCTGAGTTTGGACAGGTCTGGAAAGTGGATAAAAATGGTGACAGTCTAACACAAATATCACATAAGGCCGGGGTTTACCATTATCCAAACTGGTCTCCTGATGGAAAATCTATTGCGGTTACAAAAGGGCGTAAAGTGTGGCAGGGTAAGCCGATGCTTGGGGACAGAGATGGGCCTGGAATCGGTCAATTAATTACCCTTGAATTGCAAAATGGGAACCAAAAAGTGATTGCAGATAGTGTTCCACTTTCTAACAGAACTACGTTTTCAGCAAATGGTGAAGGGCTCATTTATGCACCCTCAAGGGTAGGAAAGAGTGGGGTATTTCCATTTTTGGTATCCAAAGATCAGGAAGGGAAAGTGAATGTTTTAGCAACCGCAAGATATGAGGGAATAGGTAGTGAATTATTTTTGCGTCAGATTATTCAATCACCGGATGGCAGATATTTCGTATACCTGAATGAAGAAAATTTGCATTTGGTTCCTGTTGATCCTTCAGGAGCACCGACAATATTGTATGATACCGAAAAAAAAAATCCTGTAATACGTTTTGCCAAGGGTGGTTTTGATCCGCACTGGGAAAAGGGGGGGGAGGTGTTGAGCTGGTCTTTCGCCAACCAATATTTCCGGATTGACCCGGATATGATTGTTGCAGCAGCAATTGCAGCTGCCGGGCAACGAAAAAAAATGGGTTTGGCTGAATCGGGAATACTGGATGTAGAAATTGTTCCGGACGAGAGTATTGACATTAACCTTAAGGTTGCTCAACAAGTGGCTAATGGGATGCTGGCTTTAAAAAATGCCAGGATCATTACGGCCAGGGAAAATGAAGTTATTGAAAATGGCACCATTTTAATTCGTGACGGACGTTTTGTAGCCGCAGGTAAAAACGCGGAAGTAAATATTCCGCCGGGTACAAAAGTTATGGATATGCTGGGAAAAACGATTATGCCCGGCCTGATAGACTTACATGATCACCTGCGCCCGCCAGCAGAAGTTTTTCCTCAGCAACCATGGAGTTTTTTTGCAGGACTGGCTTATGGTGTAACCACCGCGAGGGAACCTTCTGGAAGCCATGATTCTTTTGGGTATGAGGAATTGTTGAAAACCGGACAGATGACTGGCCCGAGGTTTTTTAATGTAGGTTATGCAGTTAGGGAAGATAGGTACCCGAATATGAATGACCTGAACGAAGCCTATATTATTGCCCAAAACCGTAAACGTATGGGGGCTATAGCGGTTAAGCAGTATGCGCAACCGACTCGCTTAAAACGACAGTTGTTATTACTGGCCTGCGAGCAGGCAGGGCTAAATATGACCAATGAAGTTGAAAAAGATATGCGAGGGTTTATCGGCCACATCAAAGACAGTACTTTCGGTATAGAGCACAACCCGCTATGGGGTGAAGTGTATAATGATGTCATCCAGCTGATCGCAAAATCTGGTGTTTACTTAACACCAACTTTGCAGGTGGCTTATGGAACTGAGCTGGGAAGGAACCATTTTTTAGAAAAATATGCTCAGCCTGATGCAAAAATGAAGCGTTTTTATCCGGAAGAAGAAATAAAACGCCGCCAGGAAGAGCTGAAAAAGCTGAAAATTTACGCAGAAGCACATCAGGAGCTGCCTTCATTTGTGAACCAAAGTAAAGTTGATGCTGCCATCCGTCATGCAGGCGGGAGGGTTACTATGGGTAGCCATGGCAATGACCCGGCATTGGGTGCTCATTTTGAAATTTGGGCGCTGCAAATGGGGGGACTGACGAACCTGGAAGCGATACAGGCCGCGACGATTATGGCTGCGGGCGGCCTGGGGATGCAGGAAGATCTGGGTTCTATAGAGCCAGGAAAGATTGCTGACCTGATTATTTTGAATAAAAATCCTTTAGACAATATCAGGAACACCATGGAAATACAAAGCGTAATGAAAGACGGCGTTTTGTATGATGGCAATACACTGGATGAAATATGGCCAAAGGCTAAGAAATTCCAAACGATTAAAAACTAA